One stretch of Bacteroidia bacterium DNA includes these proteins:
- a CDS encoding formimidoylglutamase, translated as MISDILLPTDPSLFYSRGQKDDPKLGEFVLPYPEVDIEWDKNRVVIIGFPEERGVERNKGIIGTSKAPDIIRKHLYRLNANDARQRLGIKKGSLIDAGNVKLGSTLEESQHNLGKAVAHFLLEDYFVLVLGGGHETAFGHFLGHQQVQKPISVVNIDAHSDVRPLINGNLGHSGSPFRQMLEYPNSILKGQNLVEFGLQGHCNSVYAIEYLYEQGVNIVWYEDIANQDLSVSFFNALRQLDDKQNLYVSIDTDCITGVDFPATSASPAQGFSVQQFYQCCTLLAHLHQLKSMDIVEYNPNKDVNEQSAKVIALGIWKFLIQKIGINIAHFLPKGQNF; from the coding sequence ATGATAAGTGATATTTTGTTACCTACTGACCCATCTTTGTTTTATTCTCGGGGGCAAAAAGATGACCCTAAACTAGGTGAGTTTGTTCTGCCATACCCCGAAGTAGATATAGAATGGGATAAAAATAGAGTAGTTATTATTGGTTTTCCCGAAGAAAGAGGTGTAGAACGAAACAAAGGTATAATTGGTACTTCTAAAGCCCCTGATATAATCCGAAAGCATTTATATAGATTAAACGCGAATGATGCACGGCAAAGACTGGGAATAAAAAAAGGCTCATTGATTGATGCAGGTAACGTAAAACTGGGCAGCACATTAGAAGAAAGCCAACATAATCTAGGTAAAGCAGTAGCCCATTTTCTGTTGGAGGATTATTTTGTATTAGTTTTAGGAGGAGGACATGAAACTGCTTTCGGACATTTTTTAGGACACCAACAGGTGCAAAAACCTATTTCAGTGGTTAATATAGATGCACATAGTGATGTTAGACCATTGATAAACGGCAATTTAGGTCATAGCGGTTCGCCCTTTCGGCAAATGCTAGAATATCCTAACAGCATTTTGAAAGGTCAAAATTTAGTAGAGTTTGGCTTACAAGGTCATTGTAACTCTGTGTACGCCATAGAATATTTGTATGAACAGGGCGTTAATATTGTTTGGTACGAAGATATTGCGAATCAAGATTTATCTGTGAGTTTTTTCAACGCACTTCGGCAGTTAGATGACAAACAAAATTTATATGTTAGCATAGATACAGATTGCATTACAGGGGTGGATTTTCCTGCTACAAGTGCTTCGCCTGCGCAAGGTTTTTCGGTTCAGCAATTTTATCAATGCTGTACGCTATTAGCGCATCTACATCAGCTCAAAAGCATGGATATAGTAGAATATAATCCCAATAAAGACGTAAATGAACAAAGTGCTAAGGTCATTGCCTTAGGTATTTGGAAATTTCTTATTCAAAAAATAGGTATAAATATTGCCCATTTTTTACCAAAGGGACAAAATTTCTAA
- a CDS encoding inositol monophosphatase, with product MVRDFSHLLFNVVELCKDVGLWIAQTRPHFSKEDIEIKEKNSLVSYVDRNAEERLIEGLHKILPEAGFLAEEGTTSKNNPELQWIIDPLDGTTNFIHDLPMYAISVGLEYEGKMVLGVVYDIPHDEMYYAAKGKGAFCNQMRIHVSHTKLIEDALIATGFPYTAFGYMKQYLNVFEPFMRQSRGIRRLGSAALDLCYLAKGRFDGFFEYNLSPWDVAGGVAIIQEAGGILSTFDNQDNYVHGRSIVGACTPELHQKMLEILSLW from the coding sequence ATGGTCAGAGACTTTTCTCACTTACTTTTCAATGTAGTTGAGTTATGTAAAGATGTGGGACTTTGGATTGCTCAAACTCGCCCGCATTTTTCAAAAGAAGATATAGAAATAAAAGAAAAAAACAGCTTAGTGAGCTATGTAGACAGAAATGCTGAAGAAAGACTTATTGAAGGATTACACAAAATATTGCCCGAAGCAGGTTTTTTAGCTGAAGAAGGTACAACATCAAAAAACAATCCTGAACTACAATGGATTATCGATCCGCTAGATGGCACAACGAACTTTATCCACGACCTGCCTATGTATGCCATAAGTGTGGGTTTAGAGTATGAAGGTAAAATGGTTTTAGGAGTAGTATATGATATTCCGCACGATGAAATGTATTATGCTGCAAAAGGTAAAGGAGCTTTTTGTAACCAAATGCGAATTCATGTTTCTCATACTAAATTGATTGAAGATGCGTTAATTGCTACGGGATTTCCTTACACTGCTTTTGGTTATATGAAGCAGTACCTCAATGTATTTGAGCCATTCATGCGCCAAAGTAGAGGTATTCGCAGATTAGGCAGTGCTGCATTAGATTTATGCTATTTAGCCAAAGGGCGATTTGATGGTTTTTTTGAGTACAACTTAAGCCCTTGGGATGTAGCAGGAGGCGTTGCTATTATCCAAGAAGCAGGCGGAATACTTTCTACCTTTGACAATCAAGATAACTACGTACATGGGCGTTCCATTGTAGGCGCATGCACACCTGAACTTCATCAAAAAATGTTAGAAATTTTGTCCCTTTGGTAA